The following proteins come from a genomic window of Montipora foliosa isolate CH-2021 chromosome 2, ASM3666993v2, whole genome shotgun sequence:
- the LOC137987769 gene encoding high-affinity choline transporter 1-like, with translation MLVSALTTISEDLLNKGVAFACLFQWDTMAVFPAGVNDHESKVWISIPFALTNSAVSSIAENSGQRWVGEWSTKYVGVWLDFALLLIFGGVPWQVYFQRVLSCKTARKAQGLSLAAAFGCVIMAIPAVLIGAIGASADWRRTDFFKPSGNATNQTVTFEKSLVLPMVLQYLTPTAVSFVGLGAVSAAVMSSADSSILSAASMFSRNIYKLIFRQKASEKEVVWVMRIAIFGVGAAATAMALLVDSIYTLWALCSDLVYVILFPQLCCVVYLKGTNTYGSFLGYVVGIVLRFGGGEKAISLPLFIKYPFYDEEADEQLFPFRTLAMIASFLTIVVVSYSLRFLFHKGVLSSRLDFLQCFREYNLVGPEKRLQRNENHPMTKLGRKRSSKL, from the exons ATGCTGGTCAGTGCACTAACTACTATCAGTGAGGATCTTCTAAACAAAGGCGTGGCATTTGCATGTCTGTTTCAATGGGATACCATGGCGGTATTTCCTGCCGGTGTTAATGACCATGAAAGTAAAGTg TGGATAAGCATTCCATTTGCCTTGACAAACTCAGCAGTCAGTAGTATTGCGGAAAATTCTGGTCAACGATGGGTTGGAGAGTGGTCCACGAAGTATGTTGGTGTATGGCTGGACTTTGCGCTCTTATTA ATTTTTGGCGGTGTTCCGTGGCAAGTTTACTTCCAGCGTGTGTTGTCATGTAAGACAGCTCGAAAGGCGCAAGGACTGTCCTTGGCAGCAGCGTTTGGTTGTGTCATAATGGCCATCCCAGCAGTCCTTATTGGGGCTATTGGAGCTTCGGCAG ACTGGAGAAGGACAGACTTCTTCAAGCCATCTGGAAACGCTACCAACCAGACCGTGACATTTGAAAAGTCATTAGTTCTTCCCATGGTACTTCAGTACCTTACACCAACAGCAGTATCATTTGTGGGCCTCGGTGCTGTATCTGCAGCCGTCATGTCATCCGCTGACTCCAGTATTTTGTCTGCCGCCTCAATGTTTTCACGAAATATTTACAAACTAATTTTCAGACAGAAG GCGTCTGAAAAGGAAGTGGTATGGGTCATGCGCATTGCTATATTTGGAGTTGGCGCAGCTGCCACCGCCATGGCCCTATTAGTGGATTCAATTTACACCCTCTGGGCGCTTTGCAGTGATTTGGTGTATGTCATCCTGTTCCCGCAACTCTGCTGTGTCGTTTACCTTAAAGGCACCAATACTTATGGATCCTTTTTGGGTTATGTGGTGGGAATTGTGCTTCGCTTCGGAGGAGGAGAGAAGGCAATCAGTCTTCCACTGTTTATTAAATATCCATTTTACGACGAGGAGGCCGACGAACAACTCTTTCCGTTTCGTACGCTGGCCATGATCGCGTCATTCCTTACAATTGTTGTGGTCTCTTACTCGCTGAGATTTTTGTTTCACAAGGGAGTTTTATCATCAAGACTCGATTTCTTGCAGTGCTTTAGGGAATACAATTTGGTGGGACCAGAGAAACGGTTACAGAGAAATGAAAACCATCCTATGACGAAATTGGGAAGAAAAAGGAGCTCTAAACTCTAA
- the LOC137993419 gene encoding high-affinity choline transporter 1-like, whose protein sequence is MAIPAVLIEAIGASADWRRTDFYKPSGNATNQTVTFEKSLVLPMVLQYLTPTAVSFVGLGAVSAAVMSSADSSILSAASMFSRNIYKLIFRQKASEKEVVWVMRIAIFGVGAAATAMALLVDSIYTLWALCSDLVYVILFPQLCCVVYLKGTNTYGSFLGYVVGIVLRFGGGEKAISLPLFIKYPFYDEEADEQLFPFRTLAMIASFVTIVVVSYSLRFLFHKGVLSSRLDFLHCFREYDLVGPEKRLQRNENHLMTKVGRKRSSKL, encoded by the exons ATGGCCATCCCAGCAGTCCTTATTGAGGCTATTGGAGCTTCGGCAG ACTGGAGAAGGACAGACTTCTACAAGCCATCTGGAAACGCTACCAACCAGACCGTGACATTTGAAAAGTCATTAGTTCTTCCCATGGTGCTTCAGTACCTTACACCAACAGCAGTATCATTTGTGGGCCTCGGCGCTGTATCTGCAGCCGTCATGTCATCCGCTGACTCCAGTATTTTGTCTGCAGCCTCAATGTTTTCACGAAATATTTACAAACTTATTTTCAGACAGAAG GCGTCTGAAAAGGAAGTGGTATGGGTCATGCGCATTGCTATATTTGGAGTTGGCGCAGCTGCCACCGCCATGGCCCTATTAGTGGATTCAATTTACACCCTCTGGGCGCTTTGCAGTGATTTGGTGTATGTCATCCTGTTCCCGCAACTCTGCTGTGTCGTTTACCTTAAAGGCACCAATACTTATGGATCCTTTTTGGGTTATGTGGTGGGAATTGTGCTTCGCTTCGGAGGAGGAGAGAAAGCAATCAGTCTTCCATTGTTTATTAAATATCCATTTTACGACGAGGAGGCCGACGAACAACTCTTTCCGTTCCGTACGCTGGCCATGATCGCGTCGTTCGTTACTATTGTCGTTGTCTCTTACTCGCTGAGATTTTTGTTTCACAAGGGAGTTTTATCATCAAGACTCGATTTCTTGCATTGCTTTAGGGAATACGATTTGGTGGGACCAGAGAAACGATTACAGAGAAATGAAAACCATCTTATGACGAAAGTGGGAAGAAAAAGGAGCTCTAAACTCTAA
- the LOC137990907 gene encoding uncharacterized protein isoform X2 — protein MDLKENMYFHWNFLFCKDNIIKRLANGTYNLVRPMSQWGSSKDLPAMNCKDLKLKVPSATSGVYWIDPDAGSVGNAFQAYCDQQTDGGGWTLVWSYTFTAYSSFTSGANAVTPRPTWKARHANTRVSTTVPLSETHYDAMNFALWRVIGNETLIKSNINNWIVCKEGSGSIVMQKAGSVNCKLVKQVSQQCAGVVPKLFTLYSYGPQLSSSSLYYYFDGFTGSDWPTHDPCGRNQANQLKSVAHPHGNIFVR, from the exons ATGGACCTTAAAGAAAATATGTACTTCCACTGGAATTTCTTGTTCTGTAAGGATAACATCATAAAACGACTGGCTAACGGAACGTACAATTTGGTACGCCCAATGTCCCAGTGGG GTTCGTCTAAGGATCTTCCAGCGATGAATTGCAAGGACCTTAAGCTTAAAGTGCCTTCTGCCACTTCAGGCGTTTATTGGATTGATCCAGATGCTGGCTCTGTTGGTAACGCTTTCCAAGCCTACTGCGATCAGCAGACGGACGGTGGGGGCTGGACTCTGGTTTGGAGTTACACCTTTACAGCTTACTCAAGTTTTACGAGCGGAGCGAACGCTGTAACTCCGCGTCCCACCTGGAAGGCCAGGCACGCTAACACTCGAGTGTCTACAACAGTTCCATTGAGCGAGACCCATTACGATGCCATGAACTTTGCTTTATGGCGCGTTATTGGTAACGAAACCTTGATCAAAAGCAACATTAACAACTGGATCGTTTGCAAGGAAGGCAGTGGAAGCATTGTGATGCAGAAGGCGGGATCAGTCAACTGTAAACTGGTTAAACAGGTCTCACAGCAATGCGCAGGAGTGGTTCCAAAATTATTTACACTTTATAGCTACGGGCCTCAACTCTCCAGCAGCAGCCTTTACTATTACTTTGATGGTTTTACAGGCAGTGATTGGCCCACGCATGATCCTTGTGGTAGAAATCAAGCAAATCAGTTGAAAAGTGTGGCTCATCCACATGGCAATATTTTCGTTCGTTAA
- the LOC137990906 gene encoding uncharacterized protein, with amino-acid sequence MLFFSLWCFLLISSPFSIRGSEKRYKVLEMDLKGNMYFHWNFLFCKDDIIKRLVNGTYNLVRSTSQWGLSKDLPAMNCKDLKLKVPSATSGVYWIDPDAGSLGNAFQAYCDQQTDGGGWTLVWSYTFTAYSSFTSGANAVTPRPTWKASQANTRVSTTVPLSETNYDAMNFALWRVIGNEILIKSNINNWIVCKEGSGSIVMQKAGSVNCKLVKQVSQQCAGVVPHSFKLDSYGTKLSSKSLYYYFDSNTRGNWPTHDPCGRNTANQLKGVAHPHGNIFVR; translated from the exons atgttgtttttttctctttggtgTTTCTTGCTCATCAGCTCACCTTTCTCGATCAGAGG TTCTGAGAAGAGGTACAAAGTGCTGGAGATGGACCTCAAAGGAAATATGTACTTCCACTGGAATTTCTTGTTCTGTAAGGATGACATCATAAAACGACTGGTTAACGGAACGTACAATTTGGTACGCTCAACGTCCCAGTGGG GTTTGTCTAAGGATCTTCCAGCGATGAATTGCAAGGACCTTAAGCTTAAAGTGCCTTCTGCCACTTCAGGCGTTTACTGGATTGACCCAGATGCTGGCTCTCTTGGTAACGCTTTCCAAGCCTACTGTGATCAGCAGACGGACGGTGGGGGCTGGACTCTAGTTTGGAGTTACACCTTTACAGCTTACTCAAGTTTTACGAGCGGAGCGAATGCTGTAACTCCGCGTCCCACCTGGAAGGCCAGCCAGGCTAACACTCGAGTGTCTACAACAGTTCCATTGAGCGAGACCAATTACGATGCCATGAACTTTGCTTTATGGCGCGTTATTGGTAACGAAATCTTGATCAAAAGCAACATCAACAACTGGATCGTTTGCAAGGAAGGCAGTGGCAGCATTGTGATGCAGAAGGCGGGTTCAGTCAACTGTAAACTAGTTAAACAGGTCTCACAGCAATGCGCAGGAGTGGTTCCACACTCATTTAAACTTGATAGCTACGGGACTAAACTCTCTAGCAAAAGCCTTTACTACTACTTTGATAGTAACACACGCGGTAATTGGCCTACGCATGATCCCTGCGGTAGAAATACAGCAAATCAGTTAAAAGGTGTGGCTCATCCACATGGCAATATTTTCGTTCGTTAA
- the LOC137990907 gene encoding uncharacterized protein isoform X1: MSFFSLWCFLLISSPFSIRGSEKRYKVLEMDLKENMYFHWNFLFCKDNIIKRLANGTYNLVRPMSQWGSSKDLPAMNCKDLKLKVPSATSGVYWIDPDAGSVGNAFQAYCDQQTDGGGWTLVWSYTFTAYSSFTSGANAVTPRPTWKARHANTRVSTTVPLSETHYDAMNFALWRVIGNETLIKSNINNWIVCKEGSGSIVMQKAGSVNCKLVKQVSQQCAGVVPKLFTLYSYGPQLSSSSLYYYFDGFTGSDWPTHDPCGRNQANQLKSVAHPHGNIFVR, translated from the exons AtgtcgtttttttctctttggtgTTTCTTGCTCATCAGTTCACCTTTCTCGATCAGAGG TTCTGAGAAGAGGTACAAAGTGTTGGAGATGGACCTTAAAGAAAATATGTACTTCCACTGGAATTTCTTGTTCTGTAAGGATAACATCATAAAACGACTGGCTAACGGAACGTACAATTTGGTACGCCCAATGTCCCAGTGGG GTTCGTCTAAGGATCTTCCAGCGATGAATTGCAAGGACCTTAAGCTTAAAGTGCCTTCTGCCACTTCAGGCGTTTATTGGATTGATCCAGATGCTGGCTCTGTTGGTAACGCTTTCCAAGCCTACTGCGATCAGCAGACGGACGGTGGGGGCTGGACTCTGGTTTGGAGTTACACCTTTACAGCTTACTCAAGTTTTACGAGCGGAGCGAACGCTGTAACTCCGCGTCCCACCTGGAAGGCCAGGCACGCTAACACTCGAGTGTCTACAACAGTTCCATTGAGCGAGACCCATTACGATGCCATGAACTTTGCTTTATGGCGCGTTATTGGTAACGAAACCTTGATCAAAAGCAACATTAACAACTGGATCGTTTGCAAGGAAGGCAGTGGAAGCATTGTGATGCAGAAGGCGGGATCAGTCAACTGTAAACTGGTTAAACAGGTCTCACAGCAATGCGCAGGAGTGGTTCCAAAATTATTTACACTTTATAGCTACGGGCCTCAACTCTCCAGCAGCAGCCTTTACTATTACTTTGATGGTTTTACAGGCAGTGATTGGCCCACGCATGATCCTTGTGGTAGAAATCAAGCAAATCAGTTGAAAAGTGTGGCTCATCCACATGGCAATATTTTCGTTCGTTAA